A single window of Jiangella alkaliphila DNA harbors:
- a CDS encoding class I SAM-dependent methyltransferase, whose amino-acid sequence MTNWDARAYDRDFAFVAAYGAELLDWLQPQPGESVLDLGCGTGELTQRLIDAGARVIGIDAEPAMIEAARERLGDAAELRVADAHDFTVDEPVDAVVSNAALHWMPAQVEVLGCVSDALRQGGRFVAEMGATGNVASITAAVDRACREAGLPDRTWPWFFNSPAEYAAILEDAGLEVRQLDFYDRPTKLTGPDGMTKWLEMFASSQVEGLPAAVLTRAEEIARPALWHDDAWWADYRRLRFRAVKL is encoded by the coding sequence GTGACCAACTGGGACGCACGGGCCTACGACCGCGACTTCGCGTTCGTGGCCGCCTACGGTGCGGAACTGCTCGACTGGCTGCAGCCGCAGCCGGGCGAGTCCGTTCTCGACCTCGGCTGCGGCACCGGCGAGCTGACGCAGCGGCTGATCGACGCCGGCGCGCGGGTCATCGGCATCGACGCCGAGCCGGCGATGATCGAGGCCGCCCGCGAGCGACTGGGCGACGCCGCCGAGCTGCGGGTCGCCGACGCGCACGACTTCACCGTCGACGAGCCGGTCGACGCCGTCGTCTCCAACGCCGCGCTGCACTGGATGCCGGCGCAGGTCGAGGTGCTCGGCTGCGTGTCCGACGCGCTGCGCCAGGGCGGCCGGTTCGTCGCCGAGATGGGCGCCACCGGCAACGTCGCCAGCATCACCGCCGCCGTCGACCGCGCCTGCCGCGAGGCCGGGCTGCCCGACCGCACCTGGCCGTGGTTCTTCAACTCGCCGGCCGAGTACGCCGCGATCCTCGAGGACGCCGGGCTGGAGGTCCGCCAGCTCGACTTCTACGACCGGCCGACCAAGCTGACCGGCCCCGACGGCATGACGAAGTGGCTGGAGATGTTCGCGTCGTCGCAGGTCGAGGGGCTGCCGGCCGCGGTGCTGACGCGGGCTGAGGAGATCGCCCGGCCGGCGCTGTGGCACGACGACGCCTGGTGGGCCGACTACCGCCGGCTCCGGTTCCGGGCCGTCAAGCTCTGA
- the hisF gene encoding imidazole glycerol phosphate synthase subunit HisF, whose protein sequence is MSVAVRVIPCLDVDAGRVVKGVNFTDLRDAGDPVELAAAYGAEGADELVFLDITASSDDRSTTLDVVSRTAEQVFIPLTVGGGVRSVDDVDRLLRAGADKVGVNTAAVARPELVEEIAHRFGSQVLVLSVDARRGGGTESGFEVTTHGGRRGTGIDAVGWAAKAAELGAGEILLNSMDADGTKDGYDLELLRAVRAVVDVPVIASGGAGALADFAPAVDAGADAVLAASVFHFGDLHIGEVKTALAESGHIVR, encoded by the coding sequence GTGAGCGTCGCCGTCCGCGTCATCCCCTGCCTGGACGTCGACGCCGGCCGCGTGGTCAAGGGCGTGAACTTCACCGACCTGCGCGACGCCGGCGACCCGGTCGAGCTGGCCGCCGCCTACGGCGCCGAGGGCGCCGACGAGCTGGTGTTCCTCGACATCACCGCGTCGTCGGACGACCGGTCCACCACGCTCGACGTCGTCTCGCGCACGGCCGAGCAGGTGTTCATCCCGCTGACGGTCGGCGGCGGCGTCCGTTCCGTCGACGACGTCGACCGGCTGCTGCGCGCGGGTGCGGACAAGGTCGGCGTCAACACCGCCGCCGTCGCCCGGCCCGAGCTGGTCGAGGAGATCGCGCACCGGTTCGGCAGCCAGGTCCTGGTGCTGTCGGTCGACGCGCGGCGCGGCGGCGGCACCGAGTCGGGGTTCGAGGTCACCACGCACGGCGGCCGCCGCGGCACCGGCATCGACGCCGTCGGCTGGGCGGCGAAGGCGGCCGAGCTGGGCGCCGGCGAGATCCTGCTGAACTCGATGGACGCCGACGGCACCAAGGACGGCTACGACCTCGAGCTGCTGCGCGCCGTGCGGGCCGTCGTCGACGTCCCGGTGATCGCCAGCGGCGGAGCGGGCGCGCTGGCCGACTTCGCGCCCGCCGTCGACGCGGGGGCCGACGCCGTGCTCGCGGCCAGCGTCTTCCACTTCGGCGACCTGCACATCGGCGAGGTCAAGACGGCGCTCGCCGAATCCGGTCATATCGTCCGCTAA
- the priA gene encoding bifunctional 1-(5-phosphoribosyl)-5-((5-phosphoribosylamino)methylideneamino)imidazole-4-carboxamide isomerase/phosphoribosylanthranilate isomerase PriA — MAVLELLPAVDVADGQAVRLVQGEAGSETSYGDPLEAALAWQSAGAPWVHLVDLDAAFGRGSNRELLASVVGRLDVDVELSGGIRDDASLEAALATGCRRVNLGTAALEDPEWTASAIARHGDRVAVGLDVRGTTLAARGWTREGGDLWEVLERLDRDGCARYVVTDVTKDGTLRGPNLDLLREVCARTSRPVVASGGVSSLDDVAALRSLVPIGVEGAIIGKALYAGQFTLEEALKVATS; from the coding sequence ATGGCCGTCCTCGAACTGCTGCCGGCCGTCGACGTCGCCGACGGGCAGGCCGTACGCCTGGTCCAGGGCGAGGCCGGCTCCGAGACGTCCTACGGCGACCCGCTGGAGGCCGCGCTGGCCTGGCAGAGCGCCGGCGCGCCGTGGGTGCACCTGGTCGACCTCGACGCCGCGTTCGGGCGCGGCTCCAACCGCGAGCTGCTGGCGTCCGTCGTCGGGCGGCTGGACGTCGACGTCGAGCTGTCCGGCGGCATCCGCGACGACGCCTCGCTGGAGGCCGCGCTCGCGACCGGCTGCCGGCGGGTCAACCTGGGCACCGCCGCGCTGGAGGACCCGGAGTGGACGGCGTCGGCCATCGCCCGCCACGGCGACCGCGTGGCCGTCGGGCTGGACGTGCGCGGCACCACGCTGGCCGCCCGCGGCTGGACCCGCGAGGGCGGCGACCTGTGGGAGGTGCTGGAGCGGCTGGACCGCGACGGCTGCGCCCGCTACGTCGTCACCGACGTCACCAAGGACGGCACGCTGCGCGGGCCCAACCTCGACCTGCTCCGCGAGGTCTGCGCGCGGACATCTCGCCCCGTGGTCGCGTCGGGCGGGGTGTCCAGCCTGGACGACGTCGCGGCGCTGCGCTCGCTGGTGCCCATCGGGGTCGAGGGCGCGATCATCGGCAAGGCGTTGTACGCCGGGCAGTTCACGCTGGAGGAAGCCCTGAAGGTGGCGACCTCGTGA